The following proteins are encoded in a genomic region of Gimesia algae:
- a CDS encoding sigma-70 family RNA polymerase sigma factor gives MNNDDNQAAETESGEHVRLIAQSQRRIYAFIYSLVGHSTDADDILQETNVVLWRKRETYKPGTNYLAWAFAIARLQVLAHRSQQARKGITFDDVLLEKLAKVASTESEQYDHRNAALQNCMQKLTTSQQELISRRYQPDGAVNSLAAEIGKTSKAVSESLRRVREKLRQCIERTLSAEARS, from the coding sequence ATGAATAACGATGACAATCAAGCAGCAGAAACTGAATCCGGGGAGCATGTCCGGTTAATTGCTCAATCGCAACGCAGGATTTATGCATTCATTTACTCTCTCGTGGGGCATTCGACCGATGCAGATGACATTCTGCAGGAAACGAACGTGGTTTTGTGGCGAAAACGGGAGACGTATAAGCCGGGCACTAATTACCTGGCCTGGGCATTTGCGATAGCTCGTCTCCAGGTTCTGGCACACCGATCACAACAGGCCCGCAAGGGGATTACATTTGATGATGTTTTACTGGAGAAGCTTGCAAAGGTTGCCAGTACGGAATCAGAGCAATACGATCACCGGAACGCCGCCCTGCAGAATTGCATGCAAAAACTAACTACCTCTCAGCAGGAATTAATATCCCGCCGATATCAGCCAGACGGTGCCGTCAATTCATTAGCGGCCGAGATTGGGAAAACCTCCAAGGCGGTCTCTGAATCCTTACGGCGAGTTCGAGAGAAATTGCGTCAGTGTATCGAACGGACCCTGTCTGCAGAGGCGCGCTCATGA